In the genome of Myxococcus stipitatus, one region contains:
- a CDS encoding AsmA family protein — protein MKRNPPTLIRRAWKVALGLIVVACVLIAGSVLLKPTWVGERLRGQVESAASHALGQRVTVEKLSPRWFPTPGVTLVNLRAQAREDEPPFLEVPRATATVRLWPLVRSLGKEVRVGSVTLDEPRVNLVRRADGTWNRPSAGQPPADAPPSPPPPQQSSRQASVDSIRLRHGVVNVVDAQAAQGNASVALRDIDVELENVGAGLPLEGTLKAAWASAQQNVEADFKVEPRPTSQRWPEVTLHLRGKDLSVHALRDFLPASQAAYFTDGVVQVDADVKTLEGRYVLGGHGAVKGLKLRGDPASGSFTFNARVDPEQVKATRVSFSRLALSGAGVELGGTASVQLVPTRVRFDLQGSDLDLRHLLGEPAPKPRSAASSPTALPASVRRSLGKVDVEGTLKLGQVRHGPLTLTEVSAHARLEEGRLHLEQGHARLYGGQADISGTQVDLTQAQPKWSLKAKLEGLDTAQAFTALSGNTPMQGKASGQLALTGTGLDWARIRQELTGTGDLQLREGVFTKTDLGATLTPVLTQGLLSLGQKGASESVGKAGRGTHFKDLDARFKVQGGWVSFTQPMAFQSDLGGGTVAGRVGLDQRLELKGTVKVSQAFVSSLTRGAVPLGAPVSLPLTITGTVMEPRVSAGAPEDVVKSLLPALPVPRSAENPLNQARRSLEDLLRRPAPPKPTPTPRK, from the coding sequence ATGAAAAGAAATCCCCCCACCCTCATTCGTCGGGCCTGGAAGGTCGCGCTGGGACTGATTGTCGTCGCCTGTGTGCTCATCGCGGGCTCGGTGCTGCTCAAGCCCACTTGGGTGGGTGAGCGCTTGCGCGGCCAGGTGGAGAGCGCCGCGAGCCATGCGCTGGGCCAGCGTGTCACCGTGGAGAAACTCTCGCCTCGCTGGTTTCCAACCCCGGGCGTCACGTTGGTGAACCTTCGCGCCCAGGCGCGGGAGGACGAGCCTCCGTTCCTGGAGGTCCCTCGCGCCACGGCCACCGTGCGGCTCTGGCCGCTGGTGCGAAGCCTGGGCAAGGAGGTGCGCGTGGGCTCGGTCACGCTCGACGAGCCACGGGTCAACCTGGTGCGCCGTGCGGACGGGACATGGAACCGCCCGTCGGCGGGACAGCCACCCGCCGATGCCCCGCCCTCCCCACCTCCACCTCAGCAGTCATCCCGGCAGGCGTCCGTCGACAGCATCCGCCTCCGGCATGGCGTCGTGAACGTGGTGGACGCGCAGGCGGCCCAGGGAAATGCCTCCGTGGCGCTGCGAGACATCGACGTGGAGCTGGAGAACGTGGGCGCCGGCCTGCCGCTCGAAGGAACGCTGAAGGCCGCGTGGGCCAGCGCCCAGCAGAACGTGGAGGCCGACTTCAAGGTGGAGCCACGGCCCACGAGCCAGCGCTGGCCCGAAGTGACGTTGCACCTGCGTGGCAAGGACTTGTCCGTCCACGCGCTCCGCGACTTCCTCCCCGCGTCCCAGGCCGCGTACTTCACCGACGGGGTCGTCCAGGTGGACGCGGACGTGAAGACACTCGAGGGGCGATATGTCCTCGGCGGTCACGGCGCCGTGAAGGGACTGAAGCTCCGAGGCGACCCGGCCAGCGGCTCGTTCACGTTCAACGCCCGGGTCGACCCGGAGCAGGTGAAGGCCACGCGGGTGAGCTTCTCGCGCCTCGCGCTCTCGGGGGCGGGCGTCGAATTGGGAGGAACCGCCTCCGTCCAGCTCGTCCCCACGCGCGTGCGCTTCGACCTGCAGGGCTCCGACCTGGACCTTCGACATCTGCTGGGTGAACCCGCGCCGAAGCCTCGAAGCGCGGCGTCTTCCCCCACCGCGCTGCCCGCGTCGGTGCGCAGGTCCCTGGGGAAGGTGGACGTGGAGGGCACCTTGAAGCTCGGCCAGGTCCGCCATGGGCCGCTCACGCTCACGGAGGTGAGTGCACACGCGCGGCTGGAGGAGGGACGACTCCACCTCGAGCAGGGCCACGCCCGGCTCTACGGAGGTCAGGCCGATATCTCGGGCACGCAGGTGGACCTCACCCAGGCCCAGCCGAAGTGGAGCCTGAAGGCGAAGCTGGAGGGATTGGACACCGCCCAGGCCTTCACGGCGCTGTCGGGGAACACACCCATGCAAGGCAAGGCGAGTGGACAGCTGGCGCTCACCGGCACGGGGCTCGACTGGGCGCGCATCCGCCAGGAGCTGACGGGGACGGGCGACCTCCAGCTGCGCGAGGGCGTCTTCACGAAGACAGACCTGGGCGCCACGCTCACGCCGGTCCTCACCCAGGGGCTGCTGTCGCTGGGCCAGAAAGGCGCCTCGGAGTCCGTGGGGAAGGCCGGACGCGGCACCCACTTCAAGGACCTGGATGCACGCTTCAAGGTCCAGGGCGGCTGGGTGTCGTTCACCCAGCCCATGGCATTCCAATCAGACCTCGGCGGAGGGACGGTGGCGGGACGCGTGGGGCTGGACCAGCGACTGGAATTGAAGGGAACGGTGAAGGTCTCCCAAGCCTTCGTCTCCAGCCTCACCCGAGGCGCCGTGCCGCTCGGCGCGCCCGTGTCCCTTCCGCTCACCATCACCGGAACCGTGATGGAGCCCCGCGTGAGCGCGGGCGCGCCCGAGGACGTGGTGAAGAGCCTGCTCCCCGCGCTGCCCGTGCCCAGGTCCGCGGAGAACCCGTTGAACCAGGCGCGCAGGAGCCTGGAAGACCTCCTGCGTCGCCCTGCTCCGCCCAAGCCCACGCCCACGCCTCGCAAGTAG